One Hordeum vulgare subsp. vulgare chromosome 4H, MorexV3_pseudomolecules_assembly, whole genome shotgun sequence DNA window includes the following coding sequences:
- the LOC123446625 gene encoding probable membrane-associated kinase regulator 4, which translates to MCPRAHGGAAMVRARASSDASAHSFAEEEYIDLDLSSCGEYEFRVCRSKPAPPCPCPDELVRRARQHKVAQRPGGKLLLDADAGATGGCGRRGTATVAPLQHSSHAEGSSHAEGSGRRRKPGKAMQARLQASRAFLRSLFARTWCSDDRCRGVRSGSSRAAHDKGSVGDGGKPAFGQSKSSYVSSAAPTTLRSSIEREKLMDEEEHAASVRQRKSFSGVIKWRPAPSSARRNSCGSAPTLKRSSSCRSESEGLVQGAIAYCKRSQQQRVLLARKSVSDAALCSFRAPS; encoded by the coding sequence ATGTGCCCCAGAGCGCACGGCGGCGCCGCGATGGTGAGAGCGAGAGCGAGCAGTGATGCGAGCGCGCACTCGTTTGCGGAGGAGGAGTACATCGACCTGGATCTCAGCTCGTGCGGGGAGTACGAGTTCCGGGTGTGCCGGAGCAAACCGGCGCCGCCCTGCCCTTGCCCGGACGAGCTGGTCCGGCGGGCCAGGCAGCACAAGGTCGCGCAGAGGCCGGGGGGCAAGCTGCTGCTTGATGCGGACGCCGGCGCCACGGGCGGCTGCGGCAGGAGGGGCACCGCCACGGTCGCGCCATTGCAGCACTCGTCGCATGCGGAGGGCTCCTCGCACGCGGAGGGCTCCGGCCGGCGCAGGAAGCCCGGCAAGGCCATGCAGGCGAGGCTGCAGGCCTCGCGGGCCTTCCTCCGGTCCCTGTTCGCCAGGACCTGGTGCTCCGACGACCGGTGCCGCGGCGTTCGGTCCGGGAGCAGCAGGGCCGCGCATGACAAGGGGAGCGTCGGTGATGGCGGCAAGCCGGCATTTGGGCAAAGCAAGAGCAGCTACGTCAGCAGCGCAGCCCCGACGACGCTGAGGAGCAGCATTGAGCGGGagaagctcatggacgaggaggaGCACGCGGCCAGCGTCCGGCAACGCAAGTCCTTCTCCGGCGTGATCAAGTGGCGGCCGGCGCCATCGTCGGCGAGGAGGAACTCGTGTGGGAGCGCTCCGACCCTCAAGAGGAGCAGCAGCTGCCGGTCGGAGTCGGAGGGGCTCGTCCAGGGCGCCATCGCCTACTGCAAGCGGTCGCAGCAGCAGCGCGTGCTCCTCGCCAGGAAGAGCGTCAGCGACGCCGCCCTCTGCTCCTTCCGTGCCCCCTCCTAG